In Zootoca vivipara chromosome 15, rZooViv1.1, whole genome shotgun sequence, the genomic window AAATGACACTGGGCATTAtatcagctggatagctcagttggttagagcatggtgctgataatgccaaggttgcaggttctatccccataaggggcagctgcatattcctgcattgcagggggttggacttgatgatcctcagggtcccttccaactttaagaATCTATGTGAGCATGTGGAAATATCCCTGTGGGGTGCCAGTCTCTCTCTGGTGGGATCCCAGCCTGTCTCAGGCAGCATTTGACCCAACCCACAACAGCTGGGCCCATGGCACCAATGCCCAGAAACCTCTTCTTCCTTTGCAAAGGCAATCTGGGGTGCTTCAGGCAAACCGAAGGTTAGTCCCCTGTTTGCTGAGCCCCTGAAATGCCAAGCTGGGCCAGGAcatggctggggtggggaaccagggCGAAGTCCACTCACCTGCGGAGCTCTCTGCGGCCTCCAGCGAGCGAAGGATAAAGCAATCCCAGGAgatggcagggggagggaggggacggGAGGGAAGGGGCGGCTGCCAGGGGTCTCTCCCTGGGCATGGAGTGGAGCTGCGGAGTGAGCTCCTTGAGAGGGGAAGGCTGGGCCAGGCAGGTCGCCAGGGGAGGCGGAGAAAGCCACAGGGGATCAAGAGCAGGTGTGCGGAATGTGTGCCTGGAATCAACAGCCCGTcctggaggggaagggaaggaggcagctTTGGCTAAGGAGGCCCAGCGAGGACGTGAGTGCAACCAAAGACCTGCATGGCTGAGCTCCTGCTTCCCAACACATCCTGGGTTGCAACAGTGAATcctggagagaggggagagaatgTCTGTGCATGCTCAGGAATTCCTGCAGCAGCTGTCACGGAGAGTAACTCCCACCCCAGATACCTCTttgattattttgtattttgtgactGATatcttgcatttatttcccactttgttctccaaggagctcaaggtggcatgcacggTTCTCGCCCTCCtcgtttaattcccacaacagccctgtgaggtgggttaggctgagaggcagtgactggcccaaggtcaccgagtgagcttcatggacaagtgggggatttgaaccctggtctctcccaagtcctagtctagcactctaaccactgtaccaggctggctgaaataataataatggtgaaataataataatggtgaaataataataataataataataatgtttagaaAATAGGTAAGAGCCGGGAATGTGATATATATTGTTACATGCAGGCCAATCTCTGAGCAGCAAGAGAATCTAGGGGTTCCAGCACTTACTCAGACTTTGGTTTCTGTGGAATGAAGGTACCGTAGGTGGAGGCTGTGGTGTCATTAGGATTATAcggctttatttacacatatatacatcctGAGCATGGGATGGAAGGGCTCATACTTCCTCCTCCAGGAAACATAAgcccacttctgacaccagtgtTGCATGctccccaatctctgagcagcaaGAGACTAGgacacgggtaggcaaactaaggcccgaggaccggatccagcccaattggcTTCTAGATCCGGCCCATGGTCtgtgaatcagtgtgtttttacatgagtacgtagaatgtgtgcttttagttaaaatgcacttctgagttatttgtggggcacataggaattcattcattcccccccaaaaaatatagtccggtcccccacaaggtctgagggacagtggaccaaccccctgctggaaaagtttgctaacccctggacTAGGGGTTCTAGCACCTATCCAGGGTCAGTTTCCTTGGGGAAAGGGTCAGcagagactgcagtgtctttaggattatatagttttatttacacatatatacaacctgagcataggatgcaGGGACTCGCAGCATTAACATCCCAGCAGATCTGCCCTCCCCATTAGAGTTCTAGGGTGATCCCCAAGCCATAGCTTTTGAAAGGTCATCCAGATTGACACCCCCCCAAGCCTATAACATTATGTACAGTGGGGAGAAAGATAAGGGTTTTTTCCGCCCCTTCTCTCATATCGCTAGGATTTCAAAGGACGGTGGCATTTCGGCTTGCAAGTTATTTCACAAAACACAGATTTGCTAAGTTCTTCTTCAAATATGAGTGgggtcaaatttctcccccatccctagcagtGACTTATAGCCCACATGGCCACTCCCCGAAAGAGAGTTCCAAAATGCTGGCAGATGTGTTGATCCTTGGtagccacacccacccacccaccccaaatagcAGGTGGGCCCACTAGGAGGTCCGCTGCATACACACAATGTTGGgacagggcttttagtgtggtagcacctGCCCTCTGGAATGCCATGCAGTTACGTTTCAGACAAGTTCTTATTGTCTTTCTGGTTTCTATTCAAGACATTCCTGTTCCAACAAACTTTTCCAGTGGGGATTCTTTATCCCAGTCTGAACTCGTATTCGTTTTGAAATTGTTCTCTTATATGGAATTGTCTTGATctgatatatgtttgtgtgtgtatgtgagtgtATGAAAATGTCTTAATTGCCTTTATACATAAAATTGTTTCATATATGTTTTATTTCTGAGAGTTTTTCATTGTTGAGGTGCTCCAGGATGTTTCACAAGAAGTGATTCATAAAcagatacaaacaaacaaacaaacaaacaaacaaacaggataaTACCCAAATCAATTCAAATCTTTATTGCTGTGGTCAATGAGCAGGACCAAGCATCATATCTAATTTGTTTAGCCCAGCTGACAGTCATAAGATTGTAAACCATTCCCCTACTTCCTCTTTGATAAACTGTTTCAAACCAACTTGATAGCCTTGTTATCTCCCCAACCATTTGCCAGAGCATGGAGGGTTTCTCAGTCACCCCACTTTGGCAGAATGTTATTGTTCCTCCTCAGTAAGAATGTCTTGAACTTGCTTTCCCAAATAGCCCTCCTCCAGTAAAAGACAAAAACTGCTACTTGAGCATGTCAAGAGTGCCTTAATTGTTCGTTCAGTGACCCAGAGTTCTGCGGTGGCAATGGATTGCCACGCTCTGATGTCCTGAAATCATTTAAGCCCGCTGACGAGGAGGGATTTCCCTGCCCTCTTTCTCCTAGGCTTCTTTACCAATAAGGGAAATTACTCTCTAGACAAAACCAAACACACAAGGTGTGTCCACATGATATCTTTAACAAGTGTACAATATGTGCGCCTTTGTATACCCTAGTTGAACTGACACCTGTACAGTTATTCCCAGGTAATCGTCAATGAGTGTAGTGTCTGTGGTCCTCTGTAATCAATAGCTGAGCTGTACAACGATTTTGCACCCTTTCACACAAAAGCTTGCAGATGTGTATAGAGAAATGGCTTGTCCAGTGTCCACGAGTGAACAGGCCTACACACAAACATGCTTTTCCTCCCAGGCATGCTTTTTCCGCAGCCATCTTTCAACGGGTTGCTTTCTGCAGACCTGCCCATTTGGGTCTCCACCTCCCATAGTTACCTCCCTCGCTCAGTCCCCACATGTCACAGAACCACAGCTGGTGAGGAACACACACGGCCACGTGGGGGATGTTTGTTCTAActgctgctagtcctcatgaatcCTCATGGGGTTCAGGGAGGTGAACCAGAACGTCCCTTTCTCTGTCCCAGTGCCTGTCTCTCTGCCATCGGTCTTAAGCAACAGCAAATCAGCCGTTACGAAAGAGTGACAGACGCAATGTTTGCAAACCAGCGCTCTAGTGAAGAAATTCGAAACCCAGGAGCAGCCGTCATGACTCAGGTCCTGGCTCTCTCATCTCCCAAATATGATACATGAAAGGAGCAGCGCTCAGAAATTCCCGTTGGGAAAACGGTGAAGTGAAACCAGGTGGGGCCTCCAGATTTCAAGAGAGGGAATGTCTTGAGTCACATTCATACTACAGATTTAAAGCCCCCTTAAAacggtgctgtgggttaaaccacagagtctagagcttgccgatcagaaggtcggcggttcgagtccctgcgatggggtgagctcccgttgctcggtcccagctcctgccaacctagcagttcgaaagcacctcaaagtgcaagtagataaataggtaccactacagcgggaaggtaaatggcgtttccgtgtgctgctctggttcgacagaagcggctttgtcatgctggccacatgacctggaagctgtacgccggctccctcagccaataatgcgagatgagcgccgcaaccccagagtcagtcacgactggacctaatggtcaggggtccctttacctttacctaaagcactttaacataaagaaaaaagagacttccctaggaggaaaggttgccgcatttgggactttttagcgtACAGAAAAGACAAGTACTGTATGAGGCAGCATGATAGAAGCTTGGCATGGTAGAACTCATgcacatcccatgaagctgaatgttggaagattcaggacagataaaagaagggacttcttcacacattgcatagttaatctatggaactcactcccacaggggccagtgatggccaccaacttggatgactttaaaagaggcctggacaaattcacagagggtcatagggctaccagtggctactagccatgacagctGTGGTCTGCCTTCACAGTCAGAAGCAGGTGaatcccagttgttggaaaccacaggagggctcttgtgctcgggtcctgcctGAGAGTTTCATACAgtcatgtggttggccactgtaagaagaggatgctggactaggtaggccactggcctgatcctgaaggctcttcttatgttcttaacagtcatggagaatctTGGGAACCGTGGTTtggatactgggaactgtaggtctgtgaagtcggcccccttaacaaactgcagctcccgggattctttggaggaagccataactgcaaaatgtatggtgtggatgtggccttagTTTGAAGCAGCAATAAGCCACCGAGAGTCCTGTAAACACCAACAAGATGTTGCAGAAAAGGGCTTGGGAAAGGGATAGGATCACTTTAGCCTCATTTGtgcttctctccccatcccttctgGAATTCCCTGAGCTCCCATTGGTGTCTTCTAAATTTACAGAGCAAGAAGTCACCACCATGGAGGAGGAGGTTAGTTTATAAGAGACCTATGCTAAGCACACAAGATACTACTGTATTTGGAAGCTTtacttatttatgcatttattcattttttaaaaaattgatactGCTTCAAATAATTGCAATATCTCAGCGGTTTACAATAAAATATTCGACAGCggcaattaaaatgcaaacaacgTCCAATGCAATTACCTTGAAAACCAGATTAATAATAAGATTAATAAACTACCACTGCATATATCTCAAATGGAAACTGAGCAATGTAGAAAAAGGAAGAGTCAGAGTCCAGGAAAGCTTGGGTAAACATACAAGTTTGTAAGAAGTGTTTAAAGGTCAGGACTGTCTCCGCCTCGTGACCCACTGAAGGGTGGGCGTTCCAGAGGGGTGTGTGCGGTGACTGAGGAGAACCGCTTCTCTTTTACCACCGAGGAATGATCCTCAGGTCATGAAACAGCCGCATGGTCTCCTCGGGAGACCTAAGGGCACACTCACTCCATAGACCAGGCATGcccaacttgcggccctccagatgttttggactacaattcccaccatccctgaccactggtcctgttagctagggataatgggagttgtaggccaaaacatctggagggccgcaagttgggcatgcctgccatagacaaactggcctaataataataataataattattatttataccccacccatctgggtgggtttccccagccactctgggcggtttccaacagaaaaatgaaataaaataatctattaaacattaaaaagcctccctaaacagggctgccttcagatgtcttctaaaaatctggtagctgtttttctctttgacatctgatgggagggcattccacaggacgggtgccactaccgagaaggccctgtgcctggttccctgcaacttggcttctcgcaatgagggaaccgccagaaggccctcggcactggacctcagtgtccgggcagaacgatgggggtggagaagctccttcaggtatactggaccgaggccgtttagtcaAGCCTTCTTCCCAGGCAACTGTGAGAATTGTAGACCTGTGAGGGAGATAGAAATCCCCTGACAATTCCTAGCACCCATAGcagactatagttcccaggattccttgagggaaaccatgactgttcaaGTGGTATACAATTGATATAAATATATAGTGAAGCCATACACCATCTGAAGAGAGGGGGCCCATAAGACCGTTAAGTCCCAAGATGACCACATACATGGGTCTGACAAAGACCCATCCCAACCAGCGAGAACTACAACACCCAGCTGGTAATCATCGGTCCACCAGAAAAGGGCCTGGGTCCAGTTTGGCCCATGAATTAATTgtattgaatcccccccccaaaaaaacccaccaccataCACTTGTCCCATACATGACATAGTATATCAGGCTCTGTGGgtgagcagaccctccaagcatcCCTGTTTTCTAGGGACGCTCCCAGATTCATCTCAGTTTCTGATCTGATGGCCCGCTTTCTCTTAGGACACACCAATTTTtaccggagaaatgttgaagggtatgaactaggacgtccctatttttatctgaTAAATGTTGGCTGAAAAACACCTTTGCCCTACATTTAGAAAACTATCCCTTACGCCCCAGattgtaaaatgtttttttttataaggTATCGCTCGGCCTTTCCATAAAACTCTTGGCCATGTGATGCGGAGGGTGAAACTCACTCACTTCCTGGTTCCCCACCTCAAACAAGTTGCCGTGGGGCGAGGGAACGGTTCCAGCCTCGTAAGAAAAACGGACATGGGTCATCGCCTTCTCTCCGTTTCCTGGTCCTAAGGAGGCAACGAAGCTATAGAGAAACCAAACTGTTGATAAGAAACCGCCTGGGAATATGTACTCAAGGATAGAATAAAAGCAACTGCAAACAAACAGTCTTTGCTTGGGCTGCTTTGTTAAACAAGGCTGCTGCACAGGTCATCGTTGCTTACATAAACTCCGGGGCAGAGCAGGAAAGGCTTTGTGGTCCAGTATGTTGTGACTCCAAGAATGGCCAGCCAGTTGCCTCTTAGAGCTGGGGATGGACCATAGATCACCTAGTCTCTTcccatggctaccagccacaatggctatgtcctCCCTCCATTGTCAAAGcaggcatgcctctgaatacgaaccgggaatcacaagtagggagaattgctgttgtgttcaggtcatGCTTGTGGGCAtaccattggggcatctggttggttgctGCGAGGgtgggatgctggattagatgggccactgacctgatccagcagccgcTTCTTATATTCCTATGCATTCCATCATGCATCTTTCTATTTCAGTTTttatgcacttttttaaaaataaaaaatacatttaaattgtCTTGTGCTCATAACTAACTAAATAACTGGCAAATACGGATGCCCCGAAGTCTACCACTCGAGGTGGCaacttcccttctccttgtggagTCGGAAATGCagctaaataaaagaaaaagaaaaatgcaacccAATCCGGAGACCTGAAGATTGGGGAAAATCTCAGAGAaactaaaatggacagattttgCCCATCCATACCTGGGCCTTGAATCTGGAGCCTCTTGCATGCCAAGCAGACACCCTATTGCCCTGAACTGTGGCCCTTTCCCATAGCATGCATGCgtgggtggggcggggcgggggaacaCCCATACTGCTGCTACCCTATTCTGTGGCATGTGGTTGCTGTTCCAGGATTTTTCTGCCCCTGCAAATGCTCCCTAGGTATGGTGTGTGAAGTAGATTGAGGGGCCAGTtggtattatagaatcatagagttggaagaaaccaaaagggctatccagtccaaccccctgccaagcaggaaacaccatcaaagcattcctgacagatggctgtcaagcctctgcttaaagacctccaaagaaggagactccaccacactccttggcagcaaattccactgccgaacagctcttactgtcaggaagttcttcctaatgtttaatgttttcttgtagtttgaatccattgctctgtgtccgcttctctggagcagcagaaaacaacctttctccctcctctatatggcatccttttatatatttgaacttggctatcatatcaccccttaaccttgtcttctccaggctaaacatgcccagctccctaagccgttcctcatatggcatcgtttccaggcctttgaccattttggttgccctcctctggacatgttccagcttttcagtatccttcttgaattgtggtgcccagaactggacacagtactccaggtgaggtctgaccagagcagaatacagtggtacaattcattcccttgatctggatgctatactcctattgatgcagcccagaattgcattggctttttaagctgctgcatcacactgttgactcatgtcaattttgtggtttaccaagacttctagatccttttcacatgtactgctctcaagccaggtatgatgcagcccagaattgcattggtgtttttagctgctacatcacactgctgGAGGAGTTTTTTGTGGCACCCATTTGGGGTTAGCATCCATAAAGGTGTCTCATTCCCCAGGCTTTCTATAATCAGGGATTATATGTGTACGTAAGATTTCTAGCCTTTGGGAAATTCCCTTGACAGCGCTGATGCCTTTCGGTGAGTGAGTCAATCAGAGACTGACTTCTGAcctgtttagttttttttaaaaaaaagaaagtatcaCTAAACGTGTGGGTGTGCATATGATGTAAATATGAACCTTTATTTATTGGCCATCTATTAAGGTCATATGCTTTGAAATCTTATTGATTCCAACGGTTTAATGTTTGAAGGCAGGGCAGGGAATACCTCTGAGCCTCTATACGGTAATTGGACTcccataactcccatcagccagcatgagcaatagcaggggcatagctgccaagttctcccttttttttaagggaaattcccttatgctgaataggcttcctcgcgagaaaagggaaaacttggcagctatgagcaggggATGGTGGGatatggagtccagcaacagctggaggttccccatccttgtgctAAATGATCTCTCAGTGCAACAGGCTCTGTAGGACAGACAAAAAGAGGATGAGGCTGGCAGTATTtataccagggatgggggaactttTCAAACTCAAGGGGAACATCCCCTTGTAGGACACTTTCCATAGTCACATGCCCATGTTGGGTATGATCACCAGAGGCAATTGTGGGCAGAACAGCTCTTGTATTGTACGCAATGGTCCAGCCAGACAAAACCAGAGCTTTCTGCATCTTTCCATCGTCTATCGGGGCAAACAGGAGCTATGATTACAGTTCAAGGATGCGTTCTAGCCTGGAAAAGGTACTCAAGGGGAGCATGGAACAGGGCGGGTGAGGTAGTGGGCATGGAGAGAGTCCTGCAGGCCAGAAAGAGAAGCATGGAAGGCCAGCTTTGGCCCAcggcctcaggttccccatctctggtttaTATAGGAAGCCGAGATGAGTGAGTGGCTTCCTACTGCCTGCCAATCAGGGTGGCCAATGTGGCACCTCTCTCTATTTGCACCcatgcctgaagagggcttcGAGTTGTTCATCTTCTAGCACAAGGCAAAAGACGTCCCTGATAGATCAGCAGCTCTGGGAGCCACATGACATGAAACAGCCCAGAAGCACACCTTTAGCAACATCCGCTTTGAAGCTGAGGTTCAACAAAGGAAGACCCACAGATGAAGAGCCGCCCCCTCCCCGACAGGTATGGCCTCTGCCTTCTGCTGCAAATGGGTCCTGCCCTTGCCTGCCAGCCAGAGCGTCACGGCAAGCAACCAGCTGGAATTCAGGGCCCGTTTCCAGCTTTGCCCTCCTTAGCAAAGCACCATCTTTCAAGCATGCCAtttctacaaacaaacaaacgcagaAAGAGGATGTTCACAGCATTGGAAAGGGCAGGCGGAGAGTCCGTTAGGGACGCCACGCCCCTGCCTGAGCTAACACACCCCGCCCTGGCTCCAGAACTGTTATAAATCCACCCTGATGAGCTTGGGCTCCTCAAAGGCTCTGCCCGAAACCAAGAGAGCAACAGGCCGCCGCCACCGCAACACTGTGCTTGGAGAAACAGCGACTGACTCCGCAGCAGCAACATGTCGATGGGCCTGGAGATCGGGGgcatctccctctctttcttgggCTGGGTGGGCTCCATCTTGTGCTGTGGGCTGCCCATGTGGAGAGTCACCGCCTTCCTTGGCTACAACATCGTCACCTCTCAGTACACCTGGGAGGGCCTGTGGATGAACTGCGTGGTCCAGAGCACCGGCCAGATGCAATGCAAGGTCTACGACTCCATGCTGGCTTTGGGGGCAGACATGCAAGCCGCCCGAGCCCTGATAGTCATCGCCATTGTCCTTGGGGCGTTTGGGGTGCTCCTCTTCCTTACTGGGGCTCAGTGCACCCGCTGCATCGAGGAAGAATCCGTAAAGGCCAAAGTCACCATTGTCTCCGGGGTGCTCTTCCTGCTGGCCGGCATCGTGACCCTCATCCCAGTCTGCTGGTCGGCCAACAGAATCATCCGTGAATTCTACAGCGTTTTGGTTCCCGAACCCCAGAAGCGAGAGCTGGGAGCGGCTCTCTACATCGGCTGGGCAGCCTCCGCCATGTTTCTCTTTGGGGGCGCCTTGCTTTGCTGCTCCTGCCCCCCCAAGGAGGACAAGTACAGACCCACGAATGTGGCCTACACTGCAGCACCCAGGTCAATAGCAACCAGCTACGACAAGAAGAACTACGTGTGAAGTGGAAGGGCAGCCCTGTTCGGGGGTGAAGTTTGAGGTGCCCACCGGGACTCTCCTGACCTTCACCTTTGCTTCCTCCAGGAAACAGGGAGGATAGATGTCCAGAGACATTGCTCAGCTTGCCCTTTAGGGACCGGACTTGCACCTGAGGACCTGAAAGGCGTCCTCGGGAGAGGAATGGACTTGGCTACCTCCATCGTCCTCTCCTTTTTTTGTGCGGATGTTGTTTG contains:
- the LOC118097338 gene encoding claudin-3-like — translated: MSMGLEIGGISLSFLGWVGSILCCGLPMWRVTAFLGYNIVTSQYTWEGLWMNCVVQSTGQMQCKVYDSMLALGADMQAARALIVIAIVLGAFGVLLFLTGAQCTRCIEEESVKAKVTIVSGVLFLLAGIVTLIPVCWSANRIIREFYSVLVPEPQKRELGAALYIGWAASAMFLFGGALLCCSCPPKEDKYRPTNVAYTAAPRSIATSYDKKNYV